The following coding sequences lie in one Rutidosis leptorrhynchoides isolate AG116_Rl617_1_P2 chromosome 6, CSIRO_AGI_Rlap_v1, whole genome shotgun sequence genomic window:
- the LOC139855522 gene encoding probable receptor-like protein kinase At2g23200 isoform X1, with protein MSSPPKFPDPATWSYDEYRKFSFHDYMEFLRVPYETVASAFNNFADENLIAQGTSAMVYKGQLIKSGDLINVVARKYSNMVGFGASEMVASYFLNHKYINASVLNYIEPDENNDSVIIVTKHEANGSLDKHLTGSTLTWMQRLKICVGVADALNYIHYGLAFDEHGCVIHSNLYPSKILLDDNWEPKLSGFGHCKKLIDWHHLHLTKDYNCNKLQYMDPAYEQTNGITVKSDVFSFGVVLFEVLFGMEASIKDDDQWYFARLARLHYEEKTLDGMIDPDLQKQMDLQSLKIFSEIAYFCLREERKQRPDSKHVLKTLHTALELQQKYEHSTAGLELSTSDLLKEKKLRSLTNSINRY; from the exons ATGTCTTCACCTCCCAAATTCCCAGATCCAGCCACCTGGTCCTATGATGAATATAGGAAGTTCTCATTTCATGATTATATGGAGTTCTTACGTGTCCCATATGAAACGGTAGCATCAGCCTTCAATAACTTCGCCGATGAAAACCTCATCGCACAAGGTACTTCTGCAATGGTTTATAAAGGACAACTAATAAAATCTGGAGATTTGATTAATGTTGTTGCACGGAAATATTCAAATATGGTAGGTTTTGGCGCATCTGAAATGGTTGCGTCTTATTTTCTCAATCATAAATATATTAATGCTTCTGTTCTTAATTACATTGAACCTGATGAAAACAACGATAGTGTAATCATCGTAACCAAACACGAGGCAAATGGAAGTCTTGATAAACACTTAACTGGGTCAACTCTCACATGGATGCAAAGATTGAAAATATGTGTGGGTGTTGCAGATGCATTGAATTACATTCATTACGGTCTTGCGTTTGATGAACACGGTTGTGTAATACATAGTAATTTGTATCCTTCAAAAATTTTACTAGACGATAATTGGGAACCAAAGTTATCAGGTTTTGGACATTGCAAGAAGTTAATTGATTGGCACCATCTTCACCTTACGAAAGATTATAATTGTAATAAATTACAGTATATGGACCCAGCATATGAACAAACTAACGGTATCACCGTCAAGTCGGATGTGTTTTCGTTTGGAGTTGTTTTATTTGAAGTCTTGTTTGGTATGGAAGCATCTATTAAAGATGATGATCAATGGTATTTTGCTCGATTGGCGAGATTACATTATGAAGAGAAAACGTTGGATGGTATGATTGATCCGGATCTACAAAAACAAATGGATTTGCAGTCGTTAAAAATATTCTCGGAAATAGCATATTTTTGTTTACGGGAGGAGCGAAAACAACGTCCAGATAGTAAACATGTTCTCAAGACGCTTCATACAGCGCTTGAGCTTCAACAAAAATAC GAACATTCAACAGCAGGACTTGAGCTTTCAACTTCCGACCTCTTGAAG GAAAAAAAACTTAGATCACTTACGAATTCGATTAATAGATATTGA
- the LOC139855522 gene encoding probable receptor-like protein kinase At2g23200 isoform X2: protein MEFLRVPYETVASAFNNFADENLIAQGTSAMVYKGQLIKSGDLINVVARKYSNMVGFGASEMVASYFLNHKYINASVLNYIEPDENNDSVIIVTKHEANGSLDKHLTGSTLTWMQRLKICVGVADALNYIHYGLAFDEHGCVIHSNLYPSKILLDDNWEPKLSGFGHCKKLIDWHHLHLTKDYNCNKLQYMDPAYEQTNGITVKSDVFSFGVVLFEVLFGMEASIKDDDQWYFARLARLHYEEKTLDGMIDPDLQKQMDLQSLKIFSEIAYFCLREERKQRPDSKHVLKTLHTALELQQKYEHSTAGLELSTSDLLKEKKLRSLTNSINRY from the exons ATGGAGTTCTTACGTGTCCCATATGAAACGGTAGCATCAGCCTTCAATAACTTCGCCGATGAAAACCTCATCGCACAAGGTACTTCTGCAATGGTTTATAAAGGACAACTAATAAAATCTGGAGATTTGATTAATGTTGTTGCACGGAAATATTCAAATATGGTAGGTTTTGGCGCATCTGAAATGGTTGCGTCTTATTTTCTCAATCATAAATATATTAATGCTTCTGTTCTTAATTACATTGAACCTGATGAAAACAACGATAGTGTAATCATCGTAACCAAACACGAGGCAAATGGAAGTCTTGATAAACACTTAACTGGGTCAACTCTCACATGGATGCAAAGATTGAAAATATGTGTGGGTGTTGCAGATGCATTGAATTACATTCATTACGGTCTTGCGTTTGATGAACACGGTTGTGTAATACATAGTAATTTGTATCCTTCAAAAATTTTACTAGACGATAATTGGGAACCAAAGTTATCAGGTTTTGGACATTGCAAGAAGTTAATTGATTGGCACCATCTTCACCTTACGAAAGATTATAATTGTAATAAATTACAGTATATGGACCCAGCATATGAACAAACTAACGGTATCACCGTCAAGTCGGATGTGTTTTCGTTTGGAGTTGTTTTATTTGAAGTCTTGTTTGGTATGGAAGCATCTATTAAAGATGATGATCAATGGTATTTTGCTCGATTGGCGAGATTACATTATGAAGAGAAAACGTTGGATGGTATGATTGATCCGGATCTACAAAAACAAATGGATTTGCAGTCGTTAAAAATATTCTCGGAAATAGCATATTTTTGTTTACGGGAGGAGCGAAAACAACGTCCAGATAGTAAACATGTTCTCAAGACGCTTCATACAGCGCTTGAGCTTCAACAAAAATAC GAACATTCAACAGCAGGACTTGAGCTTTCAACTTCCGACCTCTTGAAG GAAAAAAAACTTAGATCACTTACGAATTCGATTAATAGATATTGA
- the LOC139855213 gene encoding uncharacterized protein: MLYYNTSSCLILVYELVSNGSLDDYFGNTDKITNFSWSQRLQISLDIAHGLNYLHTSTKDKPTIIHRDIKSANILLDDEWVAKIGDFGLSKLHQGNQSTLVTQHIAGTDLYLDPEYLNTGKLKKKSDIYSFGVVLFELLFGRLAYDNIYKVNNETGLPSVARRCFNEGTLGKMVDPKLVEVDENILMLNEGLNQDSLHTFLKIAYQCLSETQAARPTMDTVIEELEKALNFHNKSKENLQFSLRDLKLATQNFNDEKCIGEGRYWKQYKGEISHSNADGPEVVVVKRWDSKSSERHQQFLTELKILFEYKHRNIVSLVGYCNEMNERIIVHEYASNGSLEKYVKDFSILTWMERLKICLDIANVVCHLHFGGRHKLDRVRKYVVVHRDIKTSSILLDADWQVKVSNFELCSLTTNDGDNEHVYYNTYGSLAYVSEDYKDGYLTQKSDVYSLGVILWEMITGRLAWEDGCTESLASLVTRHYCEEGKHVDELIPKDVMKQGALKSLTTFLLIATKCLYNEANSRPFALDVVIELHKALAIHEDEKIWKFMLPGNYKDIIKLSKTPEIYSDKTYQELYGMFVEGVLIQEDKLLLSISNIPGEMNIMVSSATFSYKNRKSHKSQSVPQSRFRKVAKMLDISNLKIKANLRACMIIPGTYYGIHLVFKFCDPRKLSKKPMYVNLKYRMGNGILHSYFATWRDDEWMMIELFRFFNDHVEYIYPILLESFSRCYCGNEAIYVQGIECRAIDKVKYEEFKRLTDSNTVLISNATMDDQIQELPSEVEEEFMISETDDDCVKVWRNNRGSIPTSI; this comes from the exons ATGCTATATTACAATACAAGTAGTTGTCTAATACTTGTTTACGAACTTGTTTCTAATGGAagtcttgatgattattttggaaaCACGGATAAGATAACTAATTTTAGTTGGTCTCAACGTCTACAAATATCACTCGATATTGCACATGGTTTAAATTACCTCCACACTAGTACAAAAGACAAGCCAACAATAATACACCGTGATATAAAGAGTGCGAACATTTTATTGGATGATGAATGGGTCGCAAAGATTGGTGATTTTGGGCTCTCGAAGTTGCATCAAGGAAATCAAAGCACACTCGTTACACAACATATTGCAGGGACGGATTTGTACTTGGATCCAGAATACTTGAATACGGGCAAGTTGAAAAAGAAATCGGACATTTATTCTTTTGGAGTAGTTTTATTTGAACTCCTGTTTGGGAGGTTAGCGTATGATAATATTTACAAAGTCAACAATGAAACGGGGCTTCCATCGGTAGCAAGACGATGCTTTAACGAGGGAACATTAGGCAAAATGGTTGATCCTAAATTAGTTGAAGTTGATGAGAACATTCTTATGTTAAATGAAGGGCTCAATCAAGATTCTTTACACACGTTTTTGAAAATTGCATATCAATGTTTGTCGGAAACTCAAGCGGCCCGTCCAACAATGGACACGGTGATCGAAGAACTTGAGAAAGCGTTGAACTTTCAC AATAAAAGTAAGGAAAATCTCCAATTTTCACTAAGGGATTTAAAATTGGCAACACAAAACTtcaatgatgaaaagtgcataggGGAAGGGAGATATTGGAAGCAATATAAAGGAGAAATTTCACATTCTAATGCTGATGGACCCGAAGTTGTTGTTGTAAAGCGGTGGGATAGCAAATCTAGTGAACGACATCAACAATTTTTGACAGAGCTTAAAATTCTTTTTGAGTATAAGCACAGAAATATTGTTTCTCTTGTCGGCTATTGTAACGAAATGAACGAAAGAATCATTGTTCATGAGTATGCGTCTAACGGAAGCCTCGAAAAATATGTAAAGGATTTTAGTATTCTTACATGGATGGAACGCCTTAAGATATGCCTCGATATAGCCAATGTGGTTTGTCATCTTCATTTTGGTGGGAGACATAAATTAGATAGAGTACGTAAGTATGTGGTAGTACATAGAGACATCAAAACATCTAGCATTTTACTAGATGCTGATTGGCAAGTTAAAGTTTCTAACTTTGAGTTGTGTTCATTAACCACGAATGATGGGGATAATGAACATGTATATTATAATACTTACGGCTCATTGGCTTACGTTTCTGAAGACTACAAAGATGGTTACTTAACACAAAAGTCGGATGTATATTCGTTAGGTGTAATTTTGTGGGAGATGATTACTGGACGATTGGCATGGGAAGATGGGTGTACAGAGTCTTTAGCGTCGTTGGTTACAAGACATTATTGTGAAGAAGGAAAACATGTTGATGAGTTGATACCAAAGGATGTAATGAAACAAGGTGCTCTAAAATCATTGACTACATTTCTACTTATTGCCACTAAATGCTTATACAATGAGGCTAATTCACGGCCATTTGCGCTTGATGTGGTAATAGAACTTCACAAGGCACTGGCAATAcat GAAGATGAAAAGATATGGAAGTTCATGCTCCCAGGAAACTATAAGGATATAATCAAACTGTCAAAAACTCCTGAGATTTACTCTGATAAAACATACCAGGAACTATATGGCATGTTCGTCGAAGGAGTCCTCATTCAAGAAGACAAGCTG CTATTATCAATCAGCAACATTCCTGGAGAAATGAATATAATGGTATCATCAGCGACATTTTCCTACAAGAACCGTAAGTCACATAAGTCGCAAAGTGTTCCGCAATCCAG GTTTCGGAAAGTGGCTAAGATGTTAGATATATCGAATTTGAAGATCAAAGCAAACTTAAGAGCTTGCATGATAATACCCGGTACTTATTATGGGATTCATCTAGTCTTCAAATTTTGCGATCCAAGAAAATTATCAAAGAAGCCTATGTATGTGAACCTCAAGTACAGAATGGGGAATGGAATTTTGCATTCCTATTTTGCAACTTGGAGAGACGATGAGTGGATGATGATCGAACTATTTAGATTCTTTAATGATCATGTAGAATATATTTATCCGATTCTGCTCGAGAGCTTTTCACGATGCTATTGTGGAAATGAGGCCATCTATGTTCAAGGCATCGAGTGTCGAGCCATTGATAAG GTGAAGTACGAGGAATTCAAAAGGTTAACCGACTCAAACACGGTCTTGATATCAAATGCAACCATGGATGATCAGATCCAAGAGTTGCCAAGTGAAGTTGAAGAAGAATTTATGATCAGTGAAACCGATGACGATTGTGTAAAG GTTTGGAGAAATAATAGAGGTTCAATCCCAACAAGTATTTAG